The following proteins are co-located in the Argopecten irradians isolate NY chromosome 9, Ai_NY, whole genome shotgun sequence genome:
- the LOC138330554 gene encoding uncharacterized protein, with the protein MVSECIQVCIDISAAKHPSEPSSIHLAEEFRHYLLDGGTIQLSDESQTVLQIDETSIQITPHSLPEDGTPYVNISHGEFTVPVGKTVILQTYVISSTEATSIQWFKVEDGHHIAIEIDNQRYYGGSDDCPTLIIRETTTDDQGQYMCLATNSKGSSSSDTSSLYIVSDGERIEESPTVTMKGHATCTYHKRNLLDLHCGDCDVAVCIKCVSEKHQNHSVSDGTTHEMKQYIQNFIQETEGKEIISIKQDIIATGRQLEENTSHFHKLAQQLKALSNQLLEEIKLQSAQMLSRYKQDEAANIKLLHTYKQELEIYETQLNEKVNTCKSALELNSEKVIQDVGYQIKFPASRPMKPSLTTPSVSPEELKKILLGKSFEMAGSLLVAPQKGRETETIDKPGDVYTLLPEIKTLEECSIAYAVTSICPTKNGEAWTCTADHTLTLLDKTGTTKQTISHTTWISDICLSPTTNMVWVCDGNQDILELVSGQLVRRFRIREKSLCICSTASNHMLVGTIGRITKYTPEGSQVLTSPATDHGEPIVCCPGKISECLVTHNVAVTDYGKTGYGSCVIVLDRYFKQLFVIDGKVSITSFRPRNNLFDNTGNLIIQDTFNNNLVLFSGQGKILRTLCKDIFRLSAIGVDKDNVLWVIQRNKLRLVQYYGDI; encoded by the exons ATGGTTTCAGAATGTATCCAGGTGTGTATAGATATCTCAGCTGCTAAACATCCATCAGAACCATCCTCTATACACCTGGCAGAGGAGTTCAGGCATTACCTCCTAGATGGCGGTACCATACAATTATCTGACGAATCACAGACGGTGTTACAAATAGACGAAACTAGTATTCAGATAACGCCGCACAGTTTACCAGAAGATG GTACTCCGTATGTAAACATCAGCCACGGTGAATTCACTGTTCCTGTCGGGAAAACGGTCATTCTCCAAACCTACGTAATCTCATCAACAGAGGCTACATCTATTCAGTGGTTTAAAGTAGAAGATGGACACCACATTGCTATAGAAATAGACAACCAGCGATATTACGGAGGTTCTGATGATTGTCCCACTTTAATCATCCGAGAGACAACCACAGACGACCAAGGACAGTATATGTGCTTAGCTACCAATAGTAAAGGATCTAGCTCCAGCGACACTTCCTCACTGTACATTGTATCGG ATGGAGAGCGAATTGAAGAATCACCGACTGTCACTATGAAAGGCCATGCTACATGTACGTACCACAAAAGAAATCTGCTTGATCTCCATTGTGGAGATTGTGATGTGGCTGTTTGTATCAAATGTGTATCTGAGAAGCATCAAAACCATTCAGTATCTGATGGTACTACTCATGAAATGAAACAGTATATCCAAAATTTCATTCAGGAAACAGAGGGAAAAGAGATCATCAGCATCAAACAGGACATCATCGCTACCGGCAGGCAGTTAGAGGAAAACACAAGCCACTTCCACAAACTAGCACAACAGCTAAAGGCTCTATCAAACCAATTGCTCGAGGAAATCAAGTTGCAATCAGCGCAAATGTTGTCTCGCTATAAACAAGACGAGGCGGCCAATATCAAACTACTTCATACTTATAAACAAGAACTGGAAATATACGAAACGCAACTTAATGAAAAGGTAAACACATGCAAATCAGCACTTGAACTGAATTCTGAGAAAGTCATTCAAGATGTAGGATATCAGATTAAGTTTCCTGCTTCACGTCCTATGAAGCCTTCCCTGACTACCCCTTCTGTAAGTCCAGAAGAACTGAAGAAAATATTGCTTGGAAAATCGTTCGAAATGGCAGGGTCATTGTTAGTTGCACCACAAAAAGGAAGAGAAACTGAAACAATTGATAAGCCAGGTGATGTATATACCCTGTTGCCTGAGATCAAAACGTTGGAGGAGTGTAGTATTGCATATGCAGTTACTTCCATTTGTCCGACCAAGAATGGTGAGGCGTGGACGTGTACTGCCGATCACACCTTAACTCTCCTAGACAAGACAGGtactacaaaacaaacaatcagCCACACTACCTGGATCAGTGACATTTGTCTGTCACCAACAACTAATATGGTGTGGGTCTGTGATGGAAACCAAGACATCCTTGAGCTCGTGTCCGGACAATTAGTAAGGAGATTCAGAATCAGAGAGAAGTCACTGTGCATCTGTAGTACAGCCAGTAACCACATGCTTGTTGGTACGATTGGCCGAATCACGAAATATACTCCAGAAGGATCACAAGTGCTTACTTCACCAGCTACAGACCATGGCGAACCAATTGTGTGCTGTCCAGGAAAGATATCAGAGTGCCTGGTAACCCATAATGTCGCCGTGACTGACTATGGAAAAACGGGCTATGGAAGTTGTGTAATTGTCCTGGACAGATATTTCAAGCAGCTGTTTGTCATTGATGGCAAAGTCTCTATTACTTCATTTCGTCCTAGGAATAATTTGTTTGACAACACCGGCAACCTGATCATACAAGACACCTTTAACAATAATTTAGTACTCTTCAGTGGACAAGGGAAGATACTCCGGACATTATGCAAAGATATTTTCAGGCTTAGCGCAATCGGTGTCGACAAAGACAACGTGCTATGGGTTATTCAAAGGAACAAACTCAGACTGGTTCAGTACTATGGTGATATCTga